In Fructilactobacillus cliffordii, a single genomic region encodes these proteins:
- a CDS encoding DUF1056 family protein, which yields MLFTRIFGAIWRYFDVLCYILGVSCLVGFGFCFGLKWGLLATAIALFFVAYLSELIAANSKGGDN from the coding sequence ATGCTTTTTACAAGAATTTTTGGTGCCATTTGGCGCTATTTTGACGTCCTTTGCTACATTTTGGGAGTTAGTTGCCTAGTTGGCTTCGGCTTCTGTTTTGGACTTAAATGGGGCTTATTAGCCACTGCAATCGCCTTATTCTTTGTCGCCTATCTCAGTGAATTGATAGCCGCCAACAGTAAAGGTGGTGATAATTAA
- a CDS encoding phage portal protein: MPVFKAKNELNFQSVATDDDILNFASPTADSGSPYVSAREALENSDIYSLIFQISSDLASAKLKADQPRAQGILNNPSSTSNARAFWQSMFAQALLDGNAYAYRFRNINGTDQRWEYLRPSQVSPFLLADGSGLIYNLSFDEPEIGVMENVPQADMIHIRLMSKNGGMTGISPLTALTSEIDIKNNVNRLTLNALKQSVTAGGILKLKAGSKLSLELKKKRASKFINDSHNGLVVLDDLEDYQPLEIKSNVANLLNQVNWTGKQIAKVYGVPDSVINGTGDQQSSIQMENNAYIKSIARYANAIVGELNNKLSANVTMDLRESVDPTGDVFASSIADLTSKGALAPNQATAVLQQAGFIGLDLPEPKYPPKGGENNGRN; encoded by the coding sequence ATGCCAGTATTTAAAGCTAAGAATGAGTTGAACTTTCAATCAGTGGCCACTGATGACGATATTTTAAACTTCGCTTCGCCAACTGCTGATAGTGGAAGTCCGTATGTTAGCGCTCGTGAGGCTTTGGAGAATTCGGACATTTATAGTTTAATTTTCCAAATTTCTTCTGACCTAGCTAGCGCAAAACTAAAAGCTGACCAGCCACGGGCCCAGGGAATTTTAAATAATCCCAGTTCAACTAGCAACGCACGGGCCTTTTGGCAAAGCATGTTCGCACAAGCGTTACTAGACGGAAATGCCTACGCTTACAGATTTAGAAATATAAATGGGACTGACCAACGATGGGAGTATTTACGACCGTCGCAAGTTAGTCCTTTTTTGTTGGCCGACGGATCCGGACTGATTTATAACCTATCGTTTGATGAACCGGAAATTGGTGTGATGGAAAACGTCCCACAAGCAGACATGATTCACATTCGATTGATGAGTAAGAACGGTGGAATGACTGGGATTAGTCCTTTGACAGCGTTAACCAGTGAAATTGACATCAAGAACAATGTTAATCGGTTAACCCTGAACGCTTTAAAACAATCTGTGACAGCTGGAGGGATTCTAAAGCTTAAGGCCGGGTCAAAATTGAGTCTGGAATTAAAGAAAAAACGGGCTTCCAAGTTTATTAATGATAGCCATAACGGATTGGTAGTGCTTGATGATCTGGAAGATTACCAACCATTAGAAATTAAGTCGAATGTGGCCAACTTGTTAAACCAGGTTAATTGGACTGGAAAACAAATCGCAAAAGTTTACGGGGTTCCGGACAGCGTAATTAATGGAACGGGTGACCAACAGTCATCAATCCAAATGGAAAACAACGCCTACATTAAATCAATTGCCCGTTATGCCAATGCCATCGTTGGGGAATTAAACAACAAGCTATCTGCTAACGTCACGATGGACTTGCGCGAATCAGTTGACCCAACCGGTGATGTTTTTGCGTCGTCGATTGCTGACTTAACTAGCAAAGGGGCTTTGGCTCCAAATCAAGCAACAGCTGTTCTACAACAGGCTGGGTTCATTGGTTTGGACTTACCTGAACCAAAGTATCCACCGAAAGGAGGTGAGAACAATGGCAGAAATTAA
- a CDS encoding head maturation protease, ClpP-related translates to MAEINVFGPIVDDETAAIYNFFDVACVSPQSVSDQLNEVEPDEDITVNIASDGGIAESAQKMYTDISLAAQTHQVTCQITGMAASAATIVAMACPVINISPSGMMMIHKASCDFGNINADDMAQYMNQLDETDKSIVGLYQKRTGLDENTLLKMMSDTTFMNAQTCVQKGFADAIMDLSSTNKKTAMVTNSLGGFANDKTISRMAEIMKRVQPNDPPEPKNQKLNRVESLKRTFGVF, encoded by the coding sequence ATGGCAGAAATTAACGTCTTTGGACCAATTGTCGATGATGAAACAGCAGCTATTTATAACTTTTTTGACGTTGCTTGTGTTTCCCCACAATCAGTTAGTGATCAGCTAAATGAAGTGGAACCCGATGAAGACATTACAGTCAACATCGCTAGTGATGGAGGCATTGCCGAATCAGCACAGAAAATGTACACAGACATATCTTTAGCTGCGCAAACGCACCAAGTGACGTGTCAAATTACGGGCATGGCTGCTAGCGCTGCAACAATCGTAGCAATGGCTTGCCCAGTGATTAACATTAGTCCTTCCGGAATGATGATGATTCACAAAGCCAGCTGCGACTTCGGAAACATCAACGCTGATGATATGGCACAGTACATGAACCAGTTAGATGAAACTGACAAAAGCATTGTGGGATTGTACCAGAAGCGAACGGGACTTGATGAAAACACATTACTCAAAATGATGAGTGACACGACTTTCATGAATGCTCAAACCTGTGTTCAGAAAGGATTTGCTGACGCCATCATGGATTTATCTAGTACCAACAAAAAAACGGCAATGGTGACTAACTCATTAGGTGGCTTTGCCAATGATAAAACCATCAGTCGAATGGCTGAGATTATGAAGCGAGTCCAACCAAATGATCCTCCGGAACCGAAAAATCAAAAACTGAACAGAGTAGAAAGCCTCAAACGAACGTTTGGGGTTTTTTAG
- a CDS encoding phage major capsid protein: MDNINKLNDKWLTEGQKVTDLASKLSAMALDDKSTDDDFKKLTNEYNQAKAKRDQAKQALDIARANQKPGNGEPGNPGNDNPNPIEDKQDEKMKFVNNFIGMVRNDPKVQNAMTSNADGNGNAGLTIPFDQQTQIHTLRRQYASLEPYVNVENVSLPAGSRVYEKFSDITPLVGLDDEMGKIGDNDDPALTLIKYQIKRYAGISTLSNTMLNDTKENILSWLNTWIARKDTITRNAKILEVIGTQAKKPTMTKFDDVKDVMETMLDPAIVSTASIITNVSGFNVLSKVKDAKGRYLITQDVTQPTQKQIDGKNVIVISDRWLKDNAGAHPFIYGDLSQGITLFDRQQMSLLSTNIGAGAYETDTTKIRVIDRFDVQGTDDGAYLVGSFKEMADQVPVSPAATGK; the protein is encoded by the coding sequence ATGGATAACATTAATAAGTTAAACGACAAATGGCTCACAGAAGGACAAAAGGTTACCGACCTGGCTAGCAAATTAAGTGCTATGGCACTTGATGATAAATCCACGGATGATGACTTTAAAAAATTAACTAATGAGTATAACCAAGCTAAAGCTAAGCGAGACCAAGCTAAGCAAGCTTTGGATATCGCTCGTGCTAACCAAAAGCCTGGGAACGGCGAACCAGGGAACCCAGGGAACGATAACCCGAACCCAATCGAAGACAAACAGGACGAAAAAATGAAGTTTGTTAACAACTTCATCGGCATGGTACGTAACGATCCTAAAGTTCAAAACGCTATGACTTCCAATGCTGATGGAAATGGGAATGCTGGTCTTACAATTCCGTTTGACCAACAAACTCAAATCCACACACTTCGTCGCCAATACGCCAGCTTAGAACCCTACGTGAATGTGGAAAATGTTTCATTACCTGCCGGTTCCCGTGTTTACGAAAAATTCTCTGACATCACGCCATTAGTTGGATTAGACGATGAAATGGGGAAGATTGGTGATAACGACGATCCAGCATTAACGTTGATCAAATACCAAATTAAACGGTATGCAGGAATTTCTACGCTTTCCAACACGATGTTAAACGACACTAAGGAAAACATTTTGTCTTGGTTAAATACTTGGATTGCTCGGAAAGACACGATTACTCGGAACGCTAAAATCCTTGAAGTAATTGGTACACAAGCCAAGAAGCCAACGATGACTAAGTTTGATGATGTTAAGGACGTTATGGAAACGATGTTAGACCCTGCCATTGTTTCGACAGCTTCCATCATTACTAACGTTTCTGGGTTCAACGTGCTTTCTAAAGTTAAGGATGCCAAAGGCCGCTACCTGATTACTCAAGACGTTACCCAACCAACGCAGAAACAAATTGACGGTAAGAACGTCATTGTTATTTCTGATCGGTGGCTGAAAGACAACGCCGGGGCTCACCCATTCATTTACGGTGACTTGAGCCAAGGAATTACCCTATTTGACCGTCAGCAAATGAGCTTGCTTTCTACCAACATTGGTGCTGGTGCATATGAAACTGACACAACTAAGATTCGGGTAATTGACCGGTTCGACGTTCAAGGAACTGATGATGGTGCTTACTTAGTTGGTTCATTCAAGGAAATGGCTGACCAAGTACCTGTTTCTCCAGCCGCAACTGGGAAATAG